Part of the Oncorhynchus mykiss isolate Arlee chromosome 23, USDA_OmykA_1.1, whole genome shotgun sequence genome is shown below.
tttaaatgtcttGTTAATTTTAGTAATGATACTTGAGGGGAAGTAGCTAGACATATCTCCTTATCGATGCAAGCAGTGGCCATTGAATGTTATGACTCGTAATCTGTTAAAAATATTAATTTGTTTATTTGCGTTTCGCATAAGCAGTCACACATTTACATCATAAACATAGCAGTATAAATACTAGTAAAATTACCTAAAATGTTACATTGTCTGTTGAAAATTGCAAAACCCACtttttaattgtattatttttatcAAGAAACAGCCTTTTATGGTCAGGCTTTTCTTCAGTTGGATAGGTTCAGTGCAATACATTTAGAAATGGTCATTTTCCCTTCAAAAATGGAGGTTAGTGTATTAGTAGAAAGAAGTATGTATgtgtttttaattattttatttattgtctGATTGTAATACTGTCTTGTTTCCCAGTTAGTAATTCCAATCTGTCTGAATTACAATTATTTTCAATACACATCTTATCACTCATATTGTTATTCAATAGATAGTTTCTTTTTTACTGAGGCATTGGACAACCACTTTAATCTGAGTAAACCATTTCTTATTTCACTGCTGCAGTATCATAAGCTTTCCCTGCTAGGTATATCTGAATTATGTTTACGCATAAAGGTGCAATACACTTCACAAAGTCACCCTTTTTATTGATGGAACACttggtaaaaacattttttttaagtcaCCCCCAAAAAAGCCTGCTTCACAAGTCATCACTGGTGATCACAAGGCCGTTGGCTATCTGGTTCTCAAGAATCAGCCCCTCCTCGTCCTCCTGCACAAACAATGGAGATAATTAAAATGATCAACAACAAGCATTTTAGGTCTGAACAATAGTTGTTCATACAAGGTCTAGGAAATAATTTATTAACCTATTAGATATATTTGCACCATAATTACGCAAAGGATTCATTGTCTACTAAAGTGCATAATGATCAAGTACACTTTTATTCCTATTTGGATTAACAGGTCACTCACCTCATCTCTGGGAATGTAGTCTTTTTCTGTGCTTCTATACGACACTACATGGATAAGAGTATATACTCTGAAAGGAGAAACCGCACAGTTTAGTTTGAGGTTGTAATCGTATTCTATTAGTCTTTGTCTTTTATTTGGAAATGTCTGTCTTATGCATGTTTGGAAGGTGGTGTTATGTTGATATATCATGTATCATATTGTGTTTGAGAAATGTTTGCCCACCTGTGGTAAAGCATAGCCAGGAACTGCACCACTAGAAGCACAGCAAATGACAAGAGGAACATCAGACTGAGAGGCTCCACCTTCAGATATTCTCCAGATGATGTGCCATTTGGCCAGATTTTTTCAATCTTGATACTAATCACATCATTTCCAATGGCTTGTAAAAAGAAGGTGGCCACAATCCACAAAACGTTGACGATGAAATACAGAAACACTGCCTGTAAAACAGCAAAAATATCATCATTCTACAAGCCATGTGAGTAAACAAATAGATGGATTTAGAAGAAATTAATATAAAAGCCCACCTTGTTCCGTAGTGACTTCAGTTCCCTTGTCACTTCCTCTTTATGTGCTTTATCATCAACAATTGGTGCAAGGTATCTCTCAAGCAGTTTCTTCCAAAAGTCATGTTCTTCCTGCCAAAATACATAGGGAAACATGGTAGCTATATTTGACCATTTGTAATATTCATAATCCCTACCTAGATGAGGACAAACACGTTGTTGCGCAACACTGTCTATTATTCAGGTCAGGGACGGACACGGACCAGAAATTAGCCCTGGCATTTATATAACACACCTGCCGATTATTTTCCTTGAGGGccccattattagccagatatTTATAATTTTGCACTAAAAACCCAGGTTAGACAGGCACACTGGgctaaaaatggaccagcccaACTGTCATTTCAGCCGCCCCTGATTCAGATTATAATTCGAAGGGTGGTTATAGAGTACTGAATCTACTTGTTGCTGAAGTCCATCCCAGGCCAAATATGTAGAGAAAACAATGCCTGGAGCTGCATTGATAATACACCAGGCgatacaatataatatataaatacaatATGAATGGTATGTGGCACTCAAGCAAATACCTCAGTCAGTTTCTCCACCTGTGGGGCAATGAGGGTCTTCTCTATGGCTCTTTTCACCCTCCTCTCCAGCCTCTCCATGCGGTTGGTTTTTAGGATCCTCCTGGCGGCCTCGTTAAGGGCGTACTGCAGCTCTTCTAGCTGGCTGTCGCTCAGCACGTCCTCTGGTCCCACCTTGTCCTTCAGCTCTCCGTTCACCGTGTCGGTTAGCATCATCACCAGCTCTTCACACACATCTTCCTGGTTCTTGTTCCTCAGGGTGTAGCGGATCTGCTCCTGAAGGTTCCTTTTCATGTTGGCGTAGGTCAATTTCTTCAGGAACTCTTCCTTGACAGGCTGAACCCAATCTATTGAAAGAAAGTTGTGTAGAGATAAGAGTGCTGTTGAGTATAATTAAACTTGCAGTTACATACTGACTTTTTGTATGACTTTTTGTATGTTAGAGGTTACAGCTATACTCTTTAATTGATGTGATCCTTTATCAATAATCATGTCTACAGGTTGCGCATTATTTCACAGGATGTTTCTATTGTTATTTACCTGGTATTGTATGTAGGAAATCAGTGGGTACTTTGATATCAGATGGTGGCTTGAGGTACTTGAtttaattaaatgtttttaatTCATTGGTTATTATGATGTAACTACAATTTTACCATGTAACGTTTCAATAAATGCCTAGTCATTTCTGTACTGTAAGATTACGTGCTTTCAATTCAAAAGGGTTAGCAAGAAGCAGGTTAGCAAATTGATGGTAAAGATTAGACTTTCATGTACTGAAACACCTACCACTTTGAGGTAGTATTTCTCTTTCTTCCTCGGTGAAGCCACTATAAAGCGAACCATCATAAAGCATATTATCATCATCTTCATTGTCATCTTCAATGCTGGAATAAGCACTCTCCTTTTTAGGAATGCTGTCAACACTGTCATCACTGCTGTGAACAAGATTATGAAAAGTTACAACAGATATAGCACTTCATTTGATAAAAGTTTGCATTAAACAGTATAATGAGCAAGATCCTTTGTGAAATATTTTGTGCATGCCTTGTATCAGATTTTGAGTCGCTGTCTTTCTTGGCCAATTTGCTGTCTGAAGACTTTGAAAGTATTCCCTTGTTGTTTTCTTCATTCGGTGCATTATTTATCTCTTTCTTAGTGTTGGCCTGTTGTTCTTTCACCACCTGTTCGGTGACTTGCGTGTTTGGATTGACTGCCTGCTGGAGTTGCTGGAGTAGCAAGTTATCGGTCTCTTGAGTAACTTGTAGTTTCATATCCCAACAGCAGAGTTTGCAGTTGCGATCACAGAGAACATTCTGGGTCATCTTTTCTTCTTTTTCCTTGTTTGTCTCTCGGGTGCCCCATGTGACAATGTGCATGTTCACCAGCGAGTAGATTGTGAGCAAGAGATAACCACTGGGGATACAGATGAAGTACATCAGACCATAGATGATCATGCTGAACTCCTGGGGATGAAGGATGGCAGTTACCAGGTACATGACAGCCATTGACACCAGGAAGAGGCCAGTTGGGGTGATAAATGTGCCCTGCATAGCCATGTCACCTGGGGAACGAATGAAATTAAATGTGACTCGTAACAGTCTGACTTGGCACCAATCAACAATAGTGATGTAAGAGTTAGTGGTAAACCACAGCTTAATCTCAGAACCCAGAACTAAATCAGTTACTTAGGCTGTCATGAGAGACTAAATACAGCTCAATATCATACAGCATGTTTGGGTGAAAAGAAACTAGAACAAAGTCTACCTGTGGCATATTGATGATAGGTTAACCGACAAtgtaaaaatatagaaatagttaTGATGATGGGACAggcaataacattttatttatcaCCAGCCCCCACCCTTTAAAAGATAAGCGGTAGCCTCTATCTTTGCATAAACAACTTGTGGTATGTAGTGAAAAGTCATTGCCAAAGCTTACCGATGATGGCGAAGAATGATGCTAACATCAGAAAGGCATATAACACACTCATAATGGCTGCAATGATGATCTGGGCGTTTGGTTTTGCCAAAAAGCAAATTAACATATAGAAAATAGGTGGGATGACTGCTATGATTATGGACAGGGTTCCTTCAATTTGGAACACAAACTGGAAAGCACCtaaaagaaagacagaaaaaggGTGAGTACTTCCTGGAATGGAGATCTGTATATCCTAGCATATAAGAACAATACCATTTGAACTCATCTTCTCCACATTACTTTTATGGTTTTATTGAACCAAAGCAAAAGTAAtatagtgctgtgaaaaagtatttgcccccttttgcatatttttgatacggAATGTTATCAGATCCTCAACCAAAACCTATTATTATGTAAAGGGAACCTGAGTAAACTAATAACACAACAATGAAATACgcatttaatttatttcataaacaaagttataCAACACCGAATGCCCGTGTGATAAAGTCATTTCCCcgttacactcaataactggttgactccaaccaaacgcttcctgtgGTTGTTGATCAGTAAATTTGTCCCACCCTTCCCATTTTGtcccatgcagaactgctttaactcagcgacatttgtgggttttcaagcatgaactgctcgtttcaagtcctgccacaacatctcaactgGGATtagatctggactttgactaggccattccaaaacttcaaatgtgttgctttttagccattttcatgtaaacttgattgtgtgttttggatcattgtcttgctgctgCATTGTCTTCAAGCTGCGCTTCAGCTTCAACTCACAGACGGATGACCTGACATTCTACTGTAGAgttctgatacagagcagaatttaTGGTTCCTTATACTAAGGCAACtcatccaggtcctgaggcagcaaagtattcccaaaccatcacactaccacccccATGCTTGACTGTTTATATAaagttcttactgtggaatggagtttttggtttttgccaggcataatgggacTGATGTCGTCCAAAAGGTtatacttttgactcatctgtccatagaacattcttccaagagtcttgatgatcatcatTCCAgctgctttttggcaaacttgagtcaaccttttgggtgttgcataactttgttaattaaataaataaaattaatatccattttttttgttatttataAACTCAGGtaccctttatctaatattaggttttggtggACATTCAGTGTCAAACATaaacaaaaatagagaaaatcagaaagggggcaaaagctttttcacggcactgtatactgtaactctgTCACGCTCGTGATAATGgacagaccaaggcgcagcatgattTGAGTTCCACATCCTTTTATTAAGTGAGAACTtctcaacaaaacaataaacaagcaaCGAAACGTGACTTCcgtggtgcaacaaacacaaacaatatcccacaaaagcAGATGAAACAGGGAcaccttaagtatgatccccaattagagacaacgataatcagctgcctctaattgggaaccatactcaatcccaaacatagaaataaatcgactagaacaccccctagtcacgccctgacctacaacaccatatagaaccaagggctctctatggtcagggcgtgacaaactcATGGGTTTTCAAACTTGTTTTGCCCAGGGACCCCTGACCAGGCAAACACGGGACCCAGTGACCCCCATCATAaattagcaacaaaaaaaagttaataaactgaatatatttattttgacCTCCCAACTGTTcattggaagaggaagtgtaaagTCTAACATAGTCTATTAGCTAGAAAGGTATCCTGGCAGCATAGGAAACATTTTGcttttgttaagcacattttctgcaattctacaaattatTTAATGGAGCTAAGAGAAaatattgcagttttaaagctgcaattctatgcattttgccatggctaatgttgtgttcctctgctcaagcattataacaaaatcaatggtcATGTGTCCTGAATGCCCGGTTTTAAAACATTTCTATTCAACCTAACTGTCTGACTGTGTTTGATTTTTAGTTCTCAAAGAtggtattatttaaaaaatatgtatagtTCAATATCTTTTCTGCATGCTTTCTATTTGTTTTTGGTCACCTAAGTTAACACTGAAACTTTTTTTCCAtcccaaaatgtaattttctATATCAGTAATTAACTCCAATGACTGTAATTTCCTccatattaaagggatagtttgagattttggcaatgaagcattttatctacttccccagagttcgATGGACAGGAACAGCTAGCATGTTAACTgttcattgcgctaatgctagttagcattggctcatgaAACTACCTCCTCGCGAAACTAACTTCCTTCATGCTGGACGCAGACGTAAAAATGGTATCTAAGGTGATATTCTGTTGCAGCTAGCGATAttcagaaaagaaaaaaaaattcacaaaaagtCCCCTCAAATATTTTTTCTAACATAAAAACTAAATCGCagacccctgcagtacctccgcgGACCACAGTTTGAAAACCCCTGCTTTAACTGATGGGTAGACATACTTTATGGTTATACCTTTAGCCCTGTGCCCTAAACTGTTAACTTTACTTTACTAATTGTTTAGAGTGTAAGATGTTGGGGGGTGTTAAGCTGACATATggattgttttaagatggtcatactatggataATTTAATATTgattttggcctttactactaaagcccatagaaacgcattgaataacacatttataAATGTTTGTGAGAGTGtccctttccatagagtggttataatagtttgtaggtcaaaCTGCAGGTGTGGAGGTGCGACActggcggatgcggtggatttAGACGCATTCAAtgcaaaaaaaacagatatctctagtttaagcTGACAGATTTTGACGGGTATTTTTTTGTTATGTAATATAGATTGACGCACCAGTTTTTAAGGGAGTAAGTGGTATATCTGCTTTAACCACAGCTCTAGTTATTCTAGGTCATACAGTATAATCGGTATTCATAAACATTCATTTCCAAGAAATAACCAAACAAGTACAATGTGAGATTGGTGCCCACCTGCTATCATCAGAGAAACAGAGGCAGGGCCAAGAATGGAGGAGCTGACAGTGAATATCTGGTAGAAGATGTAGAGCCTGGAGATAGAAGAGTTCCTCTTGACTGTCTCATTGCCGCTGTGCAGGAGGTCCAGGGTGTTGGCTAGAGTGGAGGGCCCCCAGCGACGCCTCTGGTTATAGAACTCTTTGAACTCCTGAGGGGAGTTGGTGTAGGCGTCTGACGCAGCGTTGTACTCCACTCTCCAGCCCTGCTGGAGGAGCAGGGTGCACAGCCAGCGGTCCTCACCTGGCCAGCAGGAAGAGGTGCGCACCATAATGATTATCTCTAGGGAACACTTAATCGGCTTGCAAATATGTATGGCACCCTTGGTCGACTGAAGCCAACAGAGATAGTTCAAGGAACTGTGATAATAATACTTTCTATGAACCACCTGTGTAAAGGCTGGTATCGACAATCAAGTGTTGTTGATGAGAGAATAAGAAAGTAGTCACCTTGATCATATTGAACGTACTCAGAGGCTCTAGTTGCAGTGGTGGTATATCTCTTGAGCACATTGTCATCCATCAGAGCTGATCCCCTGAACAAGCTGAAGCATCCAGGACTGCAGAGGACTGAACCAAAAACGTGCTCAGCTGTTTTCTGGAGCCAGTGACCAACAGCGTACTCAAATTTCTGATACCACACCATTGGAcctacaatagaatacaatgcacgttaaatcttttgtcttgcccattcaccctctaaatgacacacacacacaatccatgccacaattgtctcaagacttaaaaatctttcttctacctgtctcttcctcttcatctacagtgattgaagtggatttaacaagtgacatcaattagggatcatgtctttcacctggattcacctggtcagtctgtgtcatggaagagcaggtgttcctaatgttttgtacactcagtgtatatgccaGACATAGCAATGTCTGAGTGGACCACCTAAATATTTGGTAAAGCTTTACTCACCCATTCCTGTTGGATGGATTCTTCCGCATGCAGCACCCACATTGCCGTACTTCCGAAGTCGATCCACCAGTAAGATCAGAGCTGCGGGGTGGAAGTCTGTATCCCCATCCAGAGCCATGATGTAGGTATTGTCATCAGATATGTGTTTTCTCTTACTGTCATTGTCATGCTGTGGCAACAGGAAACTCTCCCCATCCAATGATATTAGACTGGCACGGCAAGGATTATTCTGTCTCTGTACAAGACCCACAAAATATATCATACACATTCATTTAGGAAAACCATGGACACCATGGCTGTCTACTGATTTAAATTAGCATTAAATGTATTATATACCGTTATCTTCTGAGGATTCTTGACAATGTATCCTTTCCACCCAAGCAGATAGTACAGGTACATGATCTGAAAGACATGTCAGATGCAAACCTATAAACATTTGATTTTCCTGAAGTGTTTCCATTCTAAAACCAGAAAGCAATTTCAAGATATACATATATTCTTCAAGAAATGTAATAAAAGTATGTGAACATATAGGAATATTGAAAATATTAAATATTGAAAATCATCCCACCCACCTGTGACCATCTCTTCTTGTTTCGGATCAGCTGTTTGTCTTTCAGATGAAAATACAGCATGTTTCCCTCTGGCATCACAAACATTAATCGCCCACCATATGGAGTCTCAATAATTGACACATCATCAGGCTCCTTATTGGTGAATACCCTGAAATACACAAACATTCAAGATTCATTATAATACAGTTTGCAGTCTTTGGATTTATAGAATTGTCAGTTGTAGTGAATGCGTCATTAATTGACTCTATTGGTTCGGTTATATGGAACAAAGAGCAAAGAAAAACAAATAACCACTTACCTGTATACCTCTATGACCACATGAATGAGATCGGTCACATATTCGTTGACAAACTTTTTGCCTGTCTCCTTTTCTATCATGAATGCGTCATCTACAAATATGTGACATTCAAAGTCAAAAACATCTTTATGTTCCTCTTTTGGGTCACCTCTGTACCGGTCCAACCTGAAACCATCAAGACACATATGATTACATAAAGTCAGATTTTTCTGCTTAACATTATGATTGCCTCCTTATCATTCGTTCTATTTTCTGAAAGTCTTTTGGCCCCGTACAACTGATATGGAACGCATTTTACACAATGTTTGTGATACAAATTATATCTTGTGATACAACAAAGAGTTTGTCTGTACAAACATGTTTACACAAACATTTTACAGTGTCACAACAACTCTTGTGTACTTATTTTTGTTCAGAAAAACTCTCTGTTGTCTCACAACCGTTTGTGCCAAATGTGTTTGTGCCAAAAGGCTTCATGAGTTATACAACTTCAGTGTGTACGGGGCCATTGTTTTGTGTTGTATACAAGAGGCCTTTACCTGAACATGGATGTCAGGATCTTCAACATCTCATCATAGGTCTCATGCCACATTGTTGCACAGAGGTAAATGACACAATTTTCCACGTCATCAACAACACTACTGTAAAATGAAAAACATTGGGAAAGTGTGAGAACTTGTTtggatggatggggagagagaactgTTTCTAATCATGTTAATGTCAGTGAGTATATTTCAGCACAATACCACTGAGTCTCTGTGTTTTATAGTACACTGTCGGTAAAACTAAACAATACGTCTATTTGCACTGTTGCAATGTGAAGTATTGGACCACATGGACTTAATCAATTAAATAGCAGAATCTTGCCTCTCTTGGTTCCTCGTTCGTACAACCTTCATCTTGGTGTTCAGAAGCAGAGACAGGTCGATGAAGGCAGACTCGTATAGGCGTCGCACAAACAGCTCAGTTGTGCGCTCGATCCTCTGGACCCTGAAGTTCCACACGTAGTAGGTGCATGTGATGAGCCCGAGCCACATGCAAATCCCCTCCAGCGCAAGTAGGGAGAAAGGCCAGGTCCAGTAATGGCTGCTCAAAGAAGTCCTGCAGATGCTCTTGGTGATCTCCAGCATCACAACTGTGCTAGTGTTCTTTGTGCTTAGTTCAACTAGGCTCGAGCAAAAGTCTGTGATAGAAGTTGTGTCGGCCCCAGCTAGGTCTTCAGATTGTGTTAGGAAAAGGATCATGCCGAGGATAAGAACGGCAGGCCCAGTGAAGCAGACAGGGAAGGCGAAGCTCATTCGCACAGAGTGGATCTTACAAGCCACCACCCCAAACCAATGGCATGCAGCAGAAAAAAAGGCTTGGAGGAAAAGGAGAATAAGACCAATATCAAGTGTCTCTCTATGCCttacaattgtattttcatcgtcATCTGCCTTAGCAGTGAAATCAAAATCTGACCATACAATGTTTTCCTGTATCAACACGTGGTAGATGAGGTACACAGCAGCAATGACTACTATCCTTAAGAGGCTGGATATCACAAACACAAAGTCTCTGAAGGTGTCCAACTCAGTCAGCATTTCTTGCATGTTGTTGCTCGCCTGCACTGGGTTTTCCCACCAGGTCAGAGAAACCAAAAAGGATGC
Proteins encoded:
- the LOC110502717 gene encoding chitin synthase chs-2 isoform X2; translation: MEELKFRGRKREGRHRDTWDPFQLNPIGAEKEEKRRCFELFQHLVAGFVGIMVLSSAVISKGSLLVLSTLSSPTSTRTPKERQYYVLMLVCSLVVPNLLVFLKSLWKCAFKNFVPPNMRTMGIVCGIECLVSLGTSILVLVVMPQFDVLTNLFISGGVCMLSSVLQIAFRLQRENWKIIFPICSLMLVLTGYFLLGADYYVRVSSFVSGQEDDCYWYVGIAVFASFLVSLTWWENPVQASNNMQEMLTELDTFRDFVFVISSLLRIVVIAAVYLIYHVLIQENIVWSDFDFTAKADDDENTIVRHRETLDIGLILLFLQAFFSAACHWFGVVACKIHSVRMSFAFPVCFTGPAVLILGMILFLTQSEDLAGADTTSITDFCSSLVELSTKNTSTVVMLEITKSICRTSLSSHYWTWPFSLLALEGICMWLGLITCTYYVWNFRVQRIERTTELFVRRLYESAFIDLSLLLNTKMKVVRTRNQESSVVDDVENCVIYLCATMWHETYDEMLKILTSMFRLDRYRGDPKEEHKDVFDFECHIFVDDAFMIEKETGKKFVNEYVTDLIHVVIEVYRVFTNKEPDDVSIIETPYGGRLMFVMPEGNMLYFHLKDKQLIRNKKRWSQIMYLYYLLGWKGYIVKNPQKITRQNNPCRASLISLDGESFLLPQHDNDSKRKHISDDNTYIMALDGDTDFHPAALILLVDRLRKYGNVGAACGRIHPTGMGPMVWYQKFEYAVGHWLQKTAEHVFGSVLCSPGCFSLFRGSALMDDNVLKRYTTTATRASEYVQYDQGEDRWLCTLLLQQGWRVEYNAASDAYTNSPQEFKEFYNQRRRWGPSTLANTLDLLHSGNETVKRNSSISRLYIFYQIFTVSSSILGPASVSLMIAGAFQFVFQIEGTLSIIIAVIPPIFYMLICFLAKPNAQIIIAAIMSVLYAFLMLASFFAIIGDMAMQGTFITPTGLFLVSMAVMYLVTAILHPQEFSMIIYGLMYFICIPSGYLLLTIYSLVNMHIVTWGTRETNKEKEEKMTQNVLCDRNCKLCCWDMKLQVTQETDNLLLQQLQQAVNPNTQVTEQVVKEQQANTKKEINNAPNEENNKGILSKSSDSKLAKKDSDSKSDTSDDSVDSIPKKESAYSSIEDDNEDDDNMLYDGSLYSGFTEEEREILPQSDWVQPVKEEFLKKLTYANMKRNLQEQIRYTLRNKNQEDVCEELVMMLTDTVNGELKDKVGPEDVLSDSQLEELQYALNEAARRILKTNRMERLERRVKRAIEKTLIAPQVEKLTEEEHDFWKKLLERYLAPIVDDKAHKEEVTRELKSLRNKAVFLYFIVNVLWIVATFFLQAIGNDVISIKIEKIWPNGTSSGEYLKVEPLSLMFLLSFAVLLVVQFLAMLYHRVYTLIHVVSYRSTEKDYIPRDEEDEEGLILENQIANGLVITSDDL
- the LOC110502717 gene encoding chitin synthase chs-2 isoform X1; this translates as MEELKFRGRKREGRHRDTWDPFQLNPIGAEKEEKRRCFELFQHLVAGFVGIMVLSSAVISKGSLLVLSTLSSPTSTRTPKERQYYVLMLVCSLVVPNLLVFLKSLWKCAFKNFVPPNMRTMGIVCGIECLVSLGTSILVLVVMPQFDVLTNLFISGGVCMLSSVLQIAFRLQRENWKIIFPICSLMLVLTGYFLLGADYYVRVSSFVSGQEDDCYWYVGIAVFASFLVSLTWWENPVQASNNMQEMLTELDTFRDFVFVISSLLRIVVIAAVYLIYHVLIQENIVWSDFDFTAKADDDENTIVRHRETLDIGLILLFLQAFFSAACHWFGVVACKIHSVRMSFAFPVCFTGPAVLILGMILFLTQSEDLAGADTTSITDFCSSLVELSTKNTSTVVMLEITKSICRTSLSSHYWTWPFSLLALEGICMWLGLITCTYYVWNFRVQRIERTTELFVRRLYESAFIDLSLLLNTKMKVVRTRNQESSVVDDVENCVIYLCATMWHETYDEMLKILTSMFRLDRYRGDPKEEHKDVFDFECHIFVDDAFMIEKETGKKFVNEYVTDLIHVVIEVYRVFTNKEPDDVSIIETPYGGRLMFVMPEGNMLYFHLKDKQLIRNKKRWSQIMYLYYLLGWKGYIVKNPQKITRQNNPCRASLISLDGESFLLPQHDNDSKRKHISDDNTYIMALDGDTDFHPAALILLVDRLRKYGNVGAACGRIHPTGMGPMVWYQKFEYAVGHWLQKTAEHVFGSVLCSPGCFSLFRGSALMDDNVLKRYTTTATRASEYVQYDQGEDRWLCTLLLQQGWRVEYNAASDAYTNSPQEFKEFYNQRRRWGPSTLANTLDLLHSGNETVKRNSSISRLYIFYQIFTVSSSILGPASVSLMIAGAFQFVFQIEGTLSIIIAVIPPIFYMLICFLAKPNAQIIIAAIMSVLYAFLMLASFFAIIGDMAMQGTFITPTGLFLVSMAVMYLVTAILHPQEFSMIIYGLMYFICIPSGYLLLTIYSLVNMHIVTWGTRETNKEKEEKMTQNVLCDRNCKLCCWDMKLQVTQETDNLLLQQLQQAVNPNTQVTEQVVKEQQANTKKEINNAPNEENNKGILSKSSDSKLAKKDSDSKSDTSSDDSVDSIPKKESAYSSIEDDNEDDDNMLYDGSLYSGFTEEEREILPQSDWVQPVKEEFLKKLTYANMKRNLQEQIRYTLRNKNQEDVCEELVMMLTDTVNGELKDKVGPEDVLSDSQLEELQYALNEAARRILKTNRMERLERRVKRAIEKTLIAPQVEKLTEEEHDFWKKLLERYLAPIVDDKAHKEEVTRELKSLRNKAVFLYFIVNVLWIVATFFLQAIGNDVISIKIEKIWPNGTSSGEYLKVEPLSLMFLLSFAVLLVVQFLAMLYHRVYTLIHVVSYRSTEKDYIPRDEEDEEGLILENQIANGLVITSDDL